A part of Helicobacter himalayensis genomic DNA contains:
- a CDS encoding YebC/PmpR family DNA-binding transcriptional regulator, with the protein MGRAFEYRRAAKEKRWDKMSKVFPKLAKAITMATKEGGGDPAMNARLRTAIANAKAQNMPKDNIDAAIKRASGKDGQFFEISYEGKAPNGVLIFIECTTDNPTRTIANIKSYFNKTAGAQIVPSGSLEFHFARKSVFEFVRPEGRDLEDIELELIDYGLEGLEVIEDEEEGAVVLVYGDYKDFGRLNEGFENLQIELKKASLQRFPINPISLSEEQFLELEKLLDRIQDDDDVQAVWTNLQ; encoded by the coding sequence ATGGGAAGAGCGTTTGAATACCGCAGAGCAGCTAAGGAAAAGCGATGGGATAAGATGAGTAAGGTATTCCCAAAACTCGCAAAAGCTATCACTATGGCAACTAAAGAGGGCGGGGGCGACCCGGCGATGAATGCGCGCCTACGCACAGCCATTGCCAACGCAAAAGCGCAAAATATGCCAAAAGACAACATCGATGCGGCAATCAAGCGCGCAAGCGGCAAAGATGGGCAGTTTTTTGAAATCAGTTATGAGGGTAAAGCCCCAAATGGCGTGCTTATCTTTATTGAATGCACGACTGATAATCCTACACGCACTATCGCTAACATCAAAAGCTATTTCAATAAAACCGCAGGCGCGCAAATCGTGCCAAGTGGAAGCTTGGAATTTCACTTTGCACGCAAAAGTGTTTTTGAGTTTGTGCGCCCAGAAGGTAGGGATTTGGAGGATATAGAATTAGAGCTTATTGATTATGGATTAGAAGGGCTTGAGGTTATAGAAGATGAGGAAGAAGGCGCGGTGGTGCTCGTGTATGGGGATTACAAAGATTTTGGACGCCTAAATGAGGGCTTTGAAAATTTGCAAATCGAGCTTAAAAAAGCGAGCCTGCAACGTTTCCCCATAAACCCGATAAGCCTTAGCGAAGAGCAATTCTTAGAGCTTGAAAAACTCCTTGATAGAATCCAAGATGATGATGATGTGCAGGCAGTTTGGACAAATTTGCAGTGA